Proteins from a single region of Juglans microcarpa x Juglans regia isolate MS1-56 chromosome 5S, Jm3101_v1.0, whole genome shotgun sequence:
- the LOC121267356 gene encoding probable methyltransferase At1g29790, with the protein MGFTMSLNLLLLVAMVATNILSLYHLSSTIQTSGKPPAPPPVPDRLLHQLNTIRATINRLTRLQPTPNPATKAATGTATIPSDLLLYSLLSPIATSCHYHPDLLHRYMNYTPFSLCPQDSDGVAESLILRGCHPLPRRRCFSKTPPKPTSSLSHDPFSPSLPDQNVVWDKYTCKSFNCLVRSYPNLGFDLSAEATRLMSYRDDLDLPIPQLLQIAKAANSVLRLGLDIGGGTGTFAARMKLYNVTVVTTTMNLGAPYNEAVALRGLVPLHVPLQQRFPVFDGVVDLVRCGHAVNRWIPLTAMEFMLYDVDRVLRGGGYLWLDHFFSKRVDLDKLYAPLIGKLGYKKVKWATGFKANSKNGDVYLTALLQKPVSK; encoded by the coding sequence ATGGGGTTCACAATGAGTCTGAATCTGCTGCTTCTCGTAGCCATGGTGGCCACCAACATCCTCTCCCTCTACCATCTCTCCTCCACAATTCAAACCTCTGGGAAACCCCCAGCTCCGCCTCCTGTCCCTGACCGACTTCTTCACCAGCTCAACACCATACGCGCCACCATCAACCGCCTCACCCGCCTCCAACCCACCCCCAATCCTGCCACCAAAGCCGCCACGGGCACCGCCACCATACCATCGGATCTCCTCCTCTACTCCCTCCTCTCTCCCATCGCCACCTCCTGCCACTACCACCCAGACCTCCTCCACCGATATATGAATTATACCCCATTCTCTCTCTGCCCCCAGGACTCCGACGGGGTGGCCGAGTCCCTCATCCTGCGAGGCTGCCATCCACTCCCTCGCCGCCGGTGCTTCTCCaaaaccccaccaaaacctaCCTCGTCTCTTTCCCACGACCCGTTCTCTCCTTCGCTACCGGATCAAAACGTTGTGTGGGATAAATACACTTGCAAAAGCTTCAACTGCCTCGTGCGCTCTTACCCAAACCTGGGTTTCGACCTCTCTGCGGAAGCCACCCGATTGATGAGCTACAGGGACGACCTCGACCTCCCGATCCCACAACTGTTACAGATTGCCAAGGCGGCTAATTCTGTGCTCCGTCTCGGCCTCGACATTGGTGGCGGGACCGGGACTTTCGCGGCGCGGATGAAGCTCTACAATGTGACTGTTGTGACAACGACGATGAACCTCGGCGCTCCGTACAACGAAGCGGTGGCTCTGAGGGGCCTGGTTCCGCTGCACGTGCCGCTGCAGCAGCGGTTTCCGGTGTTCGACGGGGTGGTGGATCTTGTGCGTTGCGGCCACGCCGTGAATAGGTGGATACCGTTGACGGCGATGGAGTTCATGCTTTACGACGTGGATAGAGTGTTGAGGGGTGGAGGGTACCTGTGGCTGGATCATTTCTTTAGCAAAAGGGTGGATCTTGACAAGCTTTATGCGCCGTTGATTGGGAAATTGGGGTACAAGAAGGTGAAGTGGGCGACGGGATTCAAGGCCAATTCGAAGAACGGGGACGTTTACTTGACTGCGCTTTTGCAGAAGCCTGTGTCCAAATGA